The Microbacterium luteum nucleotide sequence CCCGTTCGCGGTGCTCGCGGTGTGGCAGCGAGGGTGGAGTTTCACCGCGCGAACCGCGGTCGCCATCGGCCTCGTTTCGGGATGGTCGGTCGTGCATCAGGGGATGCTCGTAATCGACGACCTCGACCCGATCTACGGCACGCTCGGCGGGAACCTCCTGGCCGGCGTGGGCCTGCTCATCCTCTTCCGCCATCGCGCGAGTCTCGGCGGTGTGAACATCGTCGCCCTGATCGTGCAGGATCGCTGGGGCTTCCGCGCCGGGTGGACGATGATGATCTTCGACGTGCTGATCATCGGGGCGGCCCTGCTGGTGGTGCCCGTCTGGAGCGTGGTCTTGAGCGCGGCGGGAGCGGTGGTGCTGAACCTCGTGCTGGCCCTCAACCACCGGCCGGGAAGATACATCGGGCACTGACGGGAATCGGGCACCGACGTGGATGCGGGATCAGCTCTGGCAGCGCGGGCACCAGAAGGTGATGCGTTCGGAGGTCGGGTCGGCGCCCATCTCTCCTCCGCGGATCAGCGTGCCGCATCGACGGCACGGCCGACCCTCGCGACGGTAGACCCACGTGGATCGACCGGGGCGCGAGTCGCCGGTGAACGTGCGGCCGGATCGGTCGCGATTGGCGCGGATCATGCGCGTGCCGAGGTCGAGGAGTGCCGGCACGTCGACCTCTGGGGCGGGGGTGGTGGGCAGAACGCCGCGCACGAAGAGGATCTCGTTGGCGTACTCGTTTCCGAAACCGGCGACGTTGCG carries:
- a CDS encoding YitT family protein, whose protein sequence is MAHSAVEDVLGILTGTFVASLGLYLLQTAGSVTGGTAGLSLLLGYATAWPFWLLFAVINLPFAVLAVWQRGWSFTARTAVAIGLVSGWSVVHQGMLVIDDLDPIYGTLGGNLLAGVGLLILFRHRASLGGVNIVALIVQDRWGFRAGWTMMIFDVLIIGAALLVVPVWSVVLSAAGAVVLNLVLALNHRPGRYIGH